GGTACTTCTATACCTTAACCTTGCATATTAACGTAACTCGCAGGCTCATTCTACAAAAGGCACGCCATCACGTCTCAAGGACGCTTTGACCACTTGTAAATCCACGGTTTCAGGTCTATTTCACTCCCCTCCCGGGGTGCTTTTCACCACTTCCCTTACGGTACTCGTTCACTATCGGTAGCTATCTCGTATTTAGCCTTGGAGGGTGGTCCCCCCAGATTCCAGCAGGATTTCTCGTGTCCCGCTGTACTCAGGAATATACTCTACAGCTATATTAGTTTCGCTTACGGGACTATCACCCACTCTGGTACTAGCTTTCCAGCTAATTTCTGCTACTAATATAGTTTCTTACTGCAGTTCGCATCACACAATACAAAACAGTACATCCTACAACACCCCTACTGCAACTCCGTGCAGATATTACACAGTAAAGGTTTGGGCTATTCCCCGTCCGCTCGCCGCTACTAAGGGAATCACAATTGTTTTCTTTTCCTTCAGGTACTTAGATGGTTCAGTTCCCTGAGTCTCACTCCAATACACTATTTTATTCATGTAAAGGTAATAGACATCTTGTCTATTGGGTTACCCCATTCGGCAATCTGGGCGTCAAAGGATGTTTGCTCCTTAACCCAGCTTTTCGCAGCTTACCACGGCCTTCATCGTCGGATAGCTCCAAGGCATCCACCATGGATCCTTATTCGCTTGACCATATATTTTGCTAGCAAAATATAGTCGACAGAAGTTTCAAAGAAACTTCGATAGACATATTGTTCCTATCAAAAATATTTGTGCTTTCACACTATAATTTTTATACCCTTCGCTATTTAGTTGTAAACGTAGTTTACAACACCGTCAGAAGTTTCGAAGAAACTTTGAGAGGTTGCCAACTATGCTATTTTGCCTTTCAATGATTAAAAACAATCAATGTAAGGCAAGTCAAACATTTCTAATAGAAAAGTTTGATATTTAAGCCACTGGAATCGAACCAGAACAATACTCACCAAAGACTTAACTGTCACGAGGACAAATATAAAAATAGAAGGAGGAAGAAATACTAACCTATTGTACTGCAGTTTTACTTTACAAGAGTTACCTCTCTTGAATGTCTTTTACCCAAGACATTTAGGGTTTAAAGATAAATCTTTAAGGTACTTAGTAAAAACTAAGCTTCCCTTTCTCGTAGAAAGGAGGTGATCCAGCCGCACTTTCCAGTACGGCTACCTTGTTACGACTTCACCCCCCTTACTAAGCATACCTTCGGCGCCGTCCTCCATAAAGGTTAGACTAACGACTTCGGGTACCCCCAACTCGGGTGGTGTGACGGGCGGTGTGTACAAGGCCCGGGAACGTATTCACCGCATCATGCTGATATGCGATTACTAGCGATTCCACCTTCATGGAGTCGAGTTTCAGACTCCAATCCGAACTGAGACCGGCTTTTTGCGGTTAGCTCCACCTCGCGGCTTCGCATCACTCTGTACCGGCCATTGTAGCACGTGTGTAGCCCAGGGTATAAGGGCCATGATGACTTGACGTCGTCCCCACCTTCCTCCGGTTTGTCACCGGCAGTCTCGCATGAGTCCCCAACTTAATGATGGTAACATACGATAGGGGTTGCGCTCGTTGCGGGACTTAACCCAACACCTCACGGCACGAGCTGACGACAGCCATGCAGCACCTGTAATAGTGTCCCCGAAAGGAAAGAACTATCTCTAGAACGGTCACTAATATGTCAAACCCTGGTAAGGTTCCTCGCGTATCATCGAATTAAACCACATGCTCCACCGCTTGTGCGGGCCCCCGTCAATTCCTTTGAGTTTCACCGTTGCCGGCATACTCCCCAGGCGGTACACTTAACGCGTTAGCTTCGGTACCGAGGTTTGACCCCCGACACCAAGTGTACAAAGTTTACGGCATAGACTACCAGGGTATCTAATCCTGTTTGCTCCCTATGCTTTCGCGCCTCAGCGTCAATCCAGGCCCAAAATGTTGCCTTCGCCATTGGTGTTCTTTCTAATATCAACAGATTTCACCCCTACACTAGAAATTCCACATTTCCCTACCGGATTCTAGTTAATCAGTTTCCTGTCCGTTTCCGGTGTTGAGCACCGGTCTTTCAAACAAGACTTAATTAACCGCCTACACGCCCTTTACGCCCAATAATTCCGAACAACGCTCGCTCCTTACGTGTTACCGCGGCTGCTGGCACGTAATTGGCCGGAGCTTATTCATGAGCTAACGTCATCTACTACTCATTTCCTAGTAGTTTTATTCCTCACTCATAAAAGGATTTTACAACATCTCTGCATTCTTCATCCACGCGGCATCGCTCCGTCAGACTTTCGTCCATTGCGGAAGATTCTTAGCTGCTGCCTCCCGTAGGAGTCTGGGCCGTGTCTCAGTCCCAATGTGGCCGATCACCCTCTCAGGTCGGCTAACTATCGTCGCCTTGGTAGGCTCTTACCCCACCAACTAGCTAATAGTGCGCAGACTCATCTTTCAGCACAGCTGGGCGCTGCTTTCCTCTAAAAGCTAAAGCTTAAAGAGATTATTCGGTATTACTCCATGTTTCCATGGGCTATCCCCAACTAAAAGGTAGATCATCTACGTGTTACTCACCCGTTCGCCACTCTCGGAAGTGCAAGCACTTCCTACCGTTCGACTTGCATGCTTAAAACGTGCCGCCAGCGTTCGTTCTGAGCCAGGATCAAACTCTCCGTTATTATGTTTACTAACCGAAGTTAGTAATAACTAAGTTGATCTTTATACTCAAGGTTTTAATTAACATTAAATGTTAAAAGTATTTCTTCCCTTCTCTATTACTAATGTAAACATGATACTACAAAGTAGCTCATGCCTTAACAACTAATAAAAGTTATTAAGTTTTTCGTCTCAACAGACTCTTAAGTTAGAGTTACTGTTGCAACGCTCGATGAATATACCAACTCACATTTTTTTTGTCAATAAACATTTCAAAAAAAATATAATTATTCTATAGATACTAATACATCACCTTTTGCTACACTATCTGCTGTTGAAAAATGAATCTCTTTAATTACACCGTCTATAGCAGCTTCTAGATTATTCATCATTTTCATCGCTTCTAAAACAACAACAACATCACCTTTTTTAACTTCGTCCCCAACTTCCTTTTTGTATTCAACAATCATTCCAGGAATTGGAGCTACAATTGATTTAGGATCTGCGACAACACTCTCTTTTTTCTTTTTTGGAGACTTAGAAGTAGAACCACCAGCTTTTGGAACAGCAACTTGAACACTAAAGTGCTCGCCTTCAACATAAACATCAAAACTTCTAGCATTAGCAGGAGCTTCAGCATCACCCTTCTCTTTTAATTCACCACTTACAGCTTTAGCAATAAGCTCTCTCTCCATCTCAACATCTTCTAATGTTTTAGGTTTAACATCATCAGGAGCTTTTTCATGTCCATGTTTCCAGTTTAAGAATCTTTTTCCAGTAATTGGATATAACGCACATAAAACCTCTTCATCAATATCTTTAGCTAAACCAGAAAAATCCTTTTTAACTTTAGGCATTTCAGGCTCTAAAATATCTGCAGGCCTACAAGTTATAGGCTCTTGCCCTCTTGGATAATCCTTAAGAGCTTTCTTTTGAACTTCACTATCTATTGGTAGTTCTGTTTTTCCATATAACCCATAACATAGATCCTTTACCTGTTCTGTAATCTGAGTAAACTCCTCTCCGTTTTTATCAAATAGAACATTATTTACGGTTTGAGTTCCTACTATTTGTGAAGTGGGAGTTACTAATGGTATCTGTCCTAATTTTTCTCTAACTTTTGGAAGCATTTCAAATACTTCATCAAGTTTATCTATAGAACCCATCTGCTTTAATTGATTAACAAGGTTAGATAACATTCCTCCAGGAGTTTGATGTAATATAACATCAGTATCTATAACAGAAAGTTTTGTATTATCCATTAGATGCATATATTTTGGAGTACTTTTTTCCATCTCCTTAGAGATTCTATTAAGTAGCTTTAGATCAAAACCAGTATCCCTATCAGTTCCCATAAGAGTTACAACTAATGGCTCAATTGCGGGATGGGATGTTCTATACGCATATGGAGCCATACATGTATCAATTACATCAACTCCAGCTTCAACAGCTTTTAAAAGTGTTAAGTCACCCATTCCAGATGTAAAGTGGGAATGTAAATGAATAGGTGTGTCTGACTGAGACTTTAATGCTTTGATTAAATTATATGCGTCATACGGAGCTAATAACCCTGCCATATCCTTAATACATATAGAGTCAACACCCATATCAACCAACTCTTTTGCTTTTTTAAGATAAAAATCTATATTATATACATCTCCACCTAATCTTAACTCAGTTAAAGTATAACATAGGGTTCCTTGAAAATGTTTACCGTTGGCTTTAATTGCCTTAGCAGCTGTTTCAAAGTTTCTAAAGTCGTGTAAAGCATCAAACATTCTAAAAATATCAATTCCATTCTCAGATGCCCTATTAATAAAAGTATCAACAACATCATCTGCATAATTTCTATACCCAACTAAGTTTTGACCTCTTAAAAGCATTGAAAAAGGAGTTTTTGGAGCGTGTTGACG
Above is a genomic segment from Thiospirochaeta perfilievii containing:
- a CDS encoding pyruvate carboxylase subunit B, with protein sequence MKFDKHGVLNMTEMNYAGDRPKAKNPVKVQDVSYRDGHQSIFATRGRTEDMIPVAEMMDEVGFHSLEMWGGATFDVMHRFLNEDPWERIKTLRQHAPKTPFSMLLRGQNLVGYRNYADDVVDTFINRASENGIDIFRMFDALHDFRNFETAAKAIKANGKHFQGTLCYTLTELRLGGDVYNIDFYLKKAKELVDMGVDSICIKDMAGLLAPYDAYNLIKALKSQSDTPIHLHSHFTSGMGDLTLLKAVEAGVDVIDTCMAPYAYRTSHPAIEPLVVTLMGTDRDTGFDLKLLNRISKEMEKSTPKYMHLMDNTKLSVIDTDVILHQTPGGMLSNLVNQLKQMGSIDKLDEVFEMLPKVREKLGQIPLVTPTSQIVGTQTVNNVLFDKNGEEFTQITEQVKDLCYGLYGKTELPIDSEVQKKALKDYPRGQEPITCRPADILEPEMPKVKKDFSGLAKDIDEEVLCALYPITGKRFLNWKHGHEKAPDDVKPKTLEDVEMERELIAKAVSGELKEKGDAEAPANARSFDVYVEGEHFSVQVAVPKAGGSTSKSPKKKKESVVADPKSIVAPIPGMIVEYKKEVGDEVKKGDVVVVLEAMKMMNNLEAAIDGVIKEIHFSTADSVAKGDVLVSIE